DNA sequence from the Nodosilinea sp. FACHB-141 genome:
GCCTCGACTACCTCACCGTGCGGGGATACACCCTGCTCCAGCGGGCCGAGTGCCTGGTGTACGACGCTTTGCTGGATGAGGCGCTGCTGGCGCTGCTGCCGGAGGGGTGCGATCGCATCAATGTTGGCAAACGCGGTGGCCAGCCTAGCACCGCCCAAACCGACATCAATCAACTCTTGGTCAAGCTGGCTCTAGAAGGGCGTCAGGTGGTACGTCTTAAAAGCGGCGACCCCTTTATTTTTGGCCGCACCGCCGCCGAGGTGCAGGCTCTACGCGAGGCGGGCTGCCCGGTAGAAGTTGTGCCCGGCGTTTCGTCGGCTCTGGCGGCCCCGCTGCTGGCAGGTATTCCCCTCACCGACCCGGTGTGGAGCCACGGCTTTGGCGTCTTTACCGCCCACGATCTTGATCTGCTCGACTGGCCCACCCTGGCTCGCCTGCGCACTCTGGTGCTGCTCATGGGCAGTCGCCACCTCGAAGAAATTGTTCACCGTCTGCGCCAAAACGGCTGCCGAGGCGACATGCCGGTGGCCATTATTCGCTGGGGCGGCCACCCCCAGCAGCAGGTGTGGGAAGGCAGCCTGCTCACCATTTGCCAGGCAACTCGCGGCGAAACCCTCTCCCCCTGTGTGACGGTGTTTGGGGAAGTTGTCCGCCTGCGTCCTTATCTGGCTTCGGGCAAGCAACCAACCCAAGATTCAAAATCCAAAATCCAACATTCTGGAGAGAGCCCTGGAGCGGTGCATTGCTTCGTGAATGCACCCTACGCATCCCATCACCCCATCACTCCCCTCCCTCTCACTCAAAAGACCATCCTCATCACCCGCGCCGCCGAACAATCCAGCGCCTTTGCTGACTTGCTCATCACCCAGGGAGCTACGGTGATCGATCTCCCCGCACTGGAGATGCGATCGCCGTCGAGCTGGGCTGGGCTAGATGAAGTGATCGCTGCTCTTCCCACCTTCTCTTGGCTGATTCTCTCCTCGGCTAATGCGGTGAATTTCTTTGTGGATCGGCTGCTGGAGCAGGGGAAGGATCTGCGCGCCCTGAGTTCGCTCAAAATTGCCGTGGTGGGGCGTAAAACGGCGGCGGTGCTAAGACAACGGGGATTGGTAC
Encoded proteins:
- the cobA gene encoding uroporphyrinogen-III C-methyltransferase, producing MTQPGTVYIVGAGPGSLDYLTVRGYTLLQRAECLVYDALLDEALLALLPEGCDRINVGKRGGQPSTAQTDINQLLVKLALEGRQVVRLKSGDPFIFGRTAAEVQALREAGCPVEVVPGVSSALAAPLLAGIPLTDPVWSHGFGVFTAHDLDLLDWPTLARLRTLVLLMGSRHLEEIVHRLRQNGCRGDMPVAIIRWGGHPQQQVWEGSLLTICQATRGETLSPCVTVFGEVVRLRPYLASGKQPTQDSKSKIQHSGESPGAVHCFVNAPYASHHPITPLPLTQKTILITRAAEQSSAFADLLITQGATVIDLPALEMRSPSSWAGLDEVIAALPTFSWLILSSANAVNFFVDRLLEQGKDLRALSSLKIAVVGRKTAAVLRQRGLVPDFIPPDFVADSLVGHFPEAVAGQRLLFPRVESGGREVLVQEFTAAGAEVVEVAAYESGCPEFADPNALTALKSGNVDVITFASSKTVVHTAQLLEQGLGADWREVLKGVAIASIGPKTSDSCRELLGRVDIEPAEYTLDGLTEAIVTWASALSA